The following are encoded together in the Halomonas halophila genome:
- the rsmI gene encoding 16S rRNA (cytidine(1402)-2'-O)-methyltransferase: protein MTDAITGVLYVVATPIGNLDDLAPRAARLLGEVDLVAAEDTRHTSRLLRHLGVAPPLLSLHEHNEAARVEQIDARLAAGEAVALVSDAGTPLISDPGFVLVRELRARGRRIVPVPGACALVAALSAAGLPTDRFLFQGFLPAKGGTRRGRLEALAEREETLVFYESPHRIRDTLADLGTVLGERQVVLARELTKTFETFLEGTPEALLARMADDPDQARGEFVVMVAGAAPKSADEAASVDADALLSAMLAEGVGVKQAAAVTARTLGGAKKQWYARAQALKDGD from the coding sequence ATGACAGACGCCATAACAGGGGTATTGTACGTGGTCGCCACGCCGATTGGGAATCTGGACGACCTTGCCCCCCGTGCCGCACGGCTGCTGGGCGAGGTCGACCTGGTGGCCGCCGAGGATACCCGGCACACCTCGCGCCTGCTGCGCCACCTGGGCGTGGCGCCGCCGCTGCTGTCGCTGCACGAGCACAACGAGGCCGCGCGGGTCGAGCAGATCGACGCCCGGCTGGCCGCCGGGGAGGCCGTGGCGCTGGTCAGCGATGCCGGCACGCCCCTGATCAGCGATCCCGGTTTCGTGCTGGTACGCGAGCTGCGCGCCCGCGGGCGCCGCATCGTGCCGGTGCCCGGGGCGTGCGCCCTGGTGGCGGCGCTCTCGGCGGCGGGCCTGCCCACCGATCGTTTCCTGTTCCAGGGCTTCCTGCCGGCCAAGGGGGGCACCCGGCGAGGACGGCTCGAGGCGCTGGCCGAGCGCGAGGAGACCCTGGTGTTCTACGAGTCGCCGCATCGCATCCGTGACACCCTGGCCGATCTCGGTACGGTGCTCGGCGAGCGTCAGGTGGTGCTCGCCCGGGAGCTGACCAAGACCTTCGAGACCTTTCTCGAGGGCACCCCCGAGGCCCTGCTGGCGCGGATGGCGGACGACCCCGACCAGGCCCGTGGCGAGTTCGTGGTGATGGTGGCCGGCGCCGCGCCGAAGTCGGCCGACGAGGCCGCCAGCGTCGATGCCGATGCGCTGCTTTCCGCCATGCTCGCCGAGGGCGTGGGGGTCAAGCAGGCCGCGGCAGTGACCGCTCGGACCCTGGGGGGCGCCAAGAAACAGTGGTACGCCAGGGCGCAGGCGCTCAAGGACGGGGATTGA
- a CDS encoding YraN family protein, producing the protein MTHPADARARGARIERLAADWLAARGLALVAANQHARGGEIDLVMRDGDVLVFVEVRHRRDTRHGHPLETVNATKQRRLIQAARFYLQRNRLSCACRFDVLAATGTPPDLDFTWVRNAFEAF; encoded by the coding sequence ATGACGCATCCCGCTGACGCCCGCGCCCGCGGCGCTCGCATCGAGCGCCTCGCCGCGGACTGGCTGGCGGCCCGCGGCCTCGCCCTCGTGGCCGCCAACCAACACGCCCGGGGCGGCGAGATCGACCTGGTGATGCGCGATGGCGATGTGCTGGTATTCGTCGAGGTTCGCCACCGCCGCGACACCCGCCACGGCCATCCGCTCGAGACCGTCAACGCCACCAAGCAGCGCCGCCTGATCCAGGCGGCGCGTTTTTATCTGCAACGCAACCGGCTATCATGTGCCTGCCGCTTCGATGTGCTGGCCGCCACCGGCACGCCGCCGGACCTCGATTTCACCTGGGTCCGAAACGCCTTCGAAGCGTTCTGA
- the rsmH gene encoding 16S rRNA (cytosine(1402)-N(4))-methyltransferase RsmH, with the protein MTSSAPEHAPRGFRHASVLLDGAVDALIHDPAGHYLDGTFGRGGHSRAILERLAPEGRLLAIDRDPQAIAEAANIDDERFAIDQGEFARLGEFAEARGLHGRLSGVLLDVGVSSPQLDDPERGFSFLRDGPLDMRMDPTRGESAADWLAHAAEDEIARVFKTYGEERFARRLAKAIVARRVETPFTRTGDLAEVIKTAHPAWEKGKHPATRAFQALRIQVNGELDQLDAALEAALEALAPGGHLVVISFHSLEDRRVKRFIRDHVRGDTHLPKGIPLRDDQIQRRLESVGKARRPGPEEVEANPRARSAVMRVARKRY; encoded by the coding sequence ATGACGTCATCCGCCCCCGAACACGCCCCCCGCGGCTTTCGCCATGCCAGCGTGCTGCTCGACGGGGCGGTCGACGCCCTGATCCATGATCCGGCGGGCCATTATCTGGACGGCACCTTCGGCCGCGGCGGCCACTCCCGGGCGATCCTCGAGCGGCTCGCTCCCGAGGGGCGGCTGCTGGCCATCGACCGCGATCCCCAGGCCATCGCCGAAGCGGCGAACATCGACGACGAGCGCTTCGCCATCGATCAGGGCGAGTTCGCCCGCCTGGGCGAGTTTGCCGAGGCGCGCGGCCTGCACGGCCGGCTGTCCGGCGTGCTGCTCGATGTCGGCGTCTCCTCGCCCCAGCTCGACGATCCGGAGCGGGGCTTCAGCTTCCTGCGTGACGGCCCGCTCGACATGCGCATGGACCCGACCCGTGGCGAGAGCGCCGCGGACTGGCTGGCCCATGCCGCCGAGGACGAGATCGCCCGGGTGTTCAAGACCTACGGCGAGGAGCGCTTCGCCCGCCGGCTGGCCAAGGCGATCGTGGCCCGCCGCGTCGAGACGCCCTTCACCCGCACCGGCGATCTGGCCGAGGTGATCAAGACCGCCCACCCCGCCTGGGAGAAGGGCAAGCACCCGGCCACCCGCGCCTTCCAGGCGCTGCGCATCCAGGTCAACGGCGAGCTCGACCAGCTCGATGCCGCCCTCGAGGCCGCCCTCGAGGCGCTGGCCCCCGGCGGGCACCTGGTGGTGATCAGCTTCCATTCTCTGGAGGATCGTCGGGTCAAGCGCTTCATCCGGGATCACGTGCGCGGCGACACCCATCTGCCCAAGGGCATCCCGCTGCGCGACGACCAGATCCAGCGGCGCCTGGAGTCCGTCGGCAAGGCGCGCCGTCCGGGGCCGGAGGAGGTCGAGGCCAACCCCCGCGCCCGCAGTGCGGTGATGCGCGTGGCGCGCAAGCGATACTGA
- a CDS encoding peptidoglycan D,D-transpeptidase FtsI family protein, producing the protein MSATPRRGKTRHAPSPMGQARYRVMLGLVLIGLALLAGRIVDLHVFDRTFLQGQGDARTLRVDPIPAHRGMITDRHGEPLAISTPVVTLWANPQDLPDDRIQRLRLAQALGQEPEALNARIERYADREFMYLRRRMTPVDAQEVLDLRIPGVHKRAEYKRYYPAGEVIAQLIGVTNIDDQGQEGLELAYQSYLSGEPGRRRVLKDRRGRLVRDLEVLQEAEPGGDLTLAIDQRLQYMAYRELKSAVDENDADGGVLVMLDADTGEVLAMANQPSYNPNNRAGLDPGGLRNRAIVDVFEPGSVMKPLAMSALLETGRFPPDTVVDTSPGWMVIDGYTIKDVANYGELTLSGILEKSSNIGMSKLTLQLDDPVVPERYRALGFDQVPGTGFPGEAGGSVPAPQVWSSSQWAALSYGYGLSVSALQLAGAYTAIANHGERLPPSLLRLNRPPAGEPVIEPDVADRVLGMMDRVVEPGTGARRALVPGYSVAGKTGTVRKSGGGGYEENAYRSLFVGIAPVSDPRLITVVMIDHPRGDAFYGGAVAAPVFSRVAGSALRLLDVPPDLLDEDS; encoded by the coding sequence ATGAGTGCCACGCCTCGTCGCGGCAAGACGCGTCATGCCCCGTCGCCCATGGGGCAGGCCCGCTACCGGGTGATGCTGGGGCTGGTGCTGATCGGCCTGGCGTTGCTGGCCGGACGCATCGTCGACCTGCACGTCTTCGACCGCACCTTCCTGCAGGGGCAGGGCGATGCCCGGACCCTGCGCGTCGATCCCATTCCCGCCCACCGCGGCATGATCACCGATCGCCACGGCGAGCCGCTGGCGATCTCCACCCCGGTGGTGACGCTGTGGGCCAACCCCCAGGATCTGCCCGACGATCGCATCCAGCGGCTGCGCCTGGCCCAGGCCCTGGGGCAGGAGCCCGAGGCCCTGAACGCGCGCATCGAGCGCTATGCCGATCGCGAGTTCATGTACCTGCGCCGCCGCATGACGCCGGTGGACGCCCAGGAGGTGCTCGACCTGCGCATCCCAGGGGTGCACAAGCGGGCCGAGTACAAGCGCTACTATCCTGCCGGTGAGGTGATCGCCCAGCTGATCGGCGTGACCAACATCGACGATCAGGGGCAGGAGGGGCTGGAGCTCGCCTATCAGTCCTACCTCTCCGGGGAGCCGGGGCGTCGCCGGGTGCTCAAGGATCGGCGCGGACGACTGGTCCGCGACCTGGAGGTGCTCCAGGAGGCCGAGCCCGGCGGCGACCTGACGCTGGCCATCGACCAGCGCCTGCAGTACATGGCCTATCGCGAGCTCAAGTCGGCGGTGGACGAGAACGACGCCGACGGCGGCGTGCTGGTGATGCTCGACGCCGATACCGGCGAAGTGCTGGCCATGGCCAACCAGCCGTCCTACAACCCCAACAATCGTGCCGGCCTCGATCCCGGCGGGTTGCGCAACCGCGCCATCGTCGACGTCTTCGAGCCCGGCTCGGTGATGAAGCCGCTGGCCATGTCGGCGCTGCTCGAGACCGGCCGGTTCCCGCCCGATACCGTGGTCGACACCTCGCCGGGCTGGATGGTCATCGACGGTTACACCATCAAGGACGTCGCCAACTACGGCGAGCTGACCCTGTCCGGCATCCTCGAGAAGTCCTCGAACATCGGCATGTCCAAGCTGACCCTGCAGCTTGACGACCCCGTGGTGCCCGAGCGCTATCGGGCGCTGGGCTTCGATCAGGTGCCGGGCACCGGCTTTCCCGGCGAGGCGGGGGGCAGCGTGCCGGCGCCCCAGGTCTGGTCCAGCAGCCAGTGGGCGGCGCTGTCCTATGGCTACGGCCTGTCGGTGTCCGCGCTGCAGCTGGCCGGGGCCTACACCGCCATCGCCAACCACGGCGAGCGCCTGCCGCCGTCGCTGTTGCGTCTCAATCGGCCGCCGGCCGGCGAGCCGGTGATCGAGCCCGACGTCGCCGACCGCGTGCTGGGCATGATGGACCGGGTGGTGGAGCCGGGCACCGGTGCCCGGCGTGCCCTGGTGCCGGGCTACAGCGTGGCCGGCAAGACCGGCACGGTGCGCAAGAGCGGCGGGGGTGGCTACGAGGAGAACGCCTATCGCTCGCTGTTCGTGGGTATCGCGCCGGTCTCCGATCCGCGCCTGATCACCGTGGTGATGATCGACCACCCCCGGGGCGACGCCTTCTACGGCGGCGCGGTGGCGGCACCGGTGTTCTCACGGGTGGCCGGCAGCGCCCTGCGGCTGCTGGACGTGCCCCCCGACCTGCTGGACGAGGATTCATGA
- the ftsL gene encoding cell division protein FtsL has protein sequence MAQGRDATPSSFAWPLRLRPTLGLALNAVLLAACLGAALAVIATSHQTRVQYAQLQALEREHQQLQTEWSQLLLEESAWSSPSRIERLASDRLEMRLPGIDEVEVIRP, from the coding sequence ATGGCTCAAGGACGCGACGCCACTCCCTCTTCCTTCGCCTGGCCGCTGCGCCTGCGCCCGACCCTGGGGCTGGCGCTCAATGCCGTGCTGCTGGCGGCCTGCCTGGGCGCGGCCCTGGCCGTGATCGCCACCAGCCATCAGACCCGGGTGCAATACGCGCAGCTGCAGGCGCTCGAGCGTGAGCACCAGCAGCTGCAGACCGAGTGGAGCCAGCTGCTGCTCGAGGAGAGCGCCTGGTCCTCGCCGTCGCGCATCGAGCGGCTGGCCAGCGACCGGCTCGAGATGCGCCTGCCCGGCATCGACGAAGTCGAGGTCATCCGGCCATGA
- a CDS encoding penicillin-binding protein activator, translating into MKISSRGPLAAAFVAMWLAGCAFQPGITERQPVGDPDQLLAQAEQQAPEQAAQSRLQAADILARQGSRPQALDIAKGIDDSRLPPEDRGRWAMLLSDLGETEGDPSAVIQAAQQLDGLQLSRDQAALLRERQARALGQIGETRAAAQALLRLQADTGRIDLNDPIWEQLSRLTPGAIDELRDGASDPTRAWLDLAELVRASGGDIERLFARLDDWRGRYPDHPAARQLPADILALRDLRGQDVRHIAVFLPESGPLAGVADALEEGLRAHHMNEVNGGGRGIQLTFIDSSGGNFDALYQEARQRGAQVVIGPLDKDAVTALERRDRVPMPTLALNYGEDERNSAEGLFQYGLSAEDEARSVAARGRQDGHRSASLLVPDNAWGRRVGEAFADAWRDRDGRIANAVRYNPGRPATESTRRALGSSRPDMLFLLALPDYARQVPPTIDYYAYKQELSVYATSHLYEGRPQPRLDKDLNGVMFLDIPWQIPDAAVGGEEALPFLDSYRQLREESDPNMFRLMAMGVDAYELARRLPQFQAIPGSELFGATGTLSADQDGRIHRELPWARFEDGVPQPALDMSHFTDDASR; encoded by the coding sequence ATGAAGATTTCGTCTCGCGGCCCGCTGGCCGCCGCCTTCGTGGCAATGTGGCTGGCCGGCTGTGCCTTCCAGCCCGGCATCACCGAACGGCAGCCCGTCGGCGATCCTGACCAGCTGCTGGCCCAGGCCGAGCAGCAGGCACCCGAGCAGGCCGCGCAGTCGCGGCTTCAGGCGGCCGACATCCTAGCACGCCAGGGCAGCCGCCCCCAGGCGCTGGACATCGCCAAGGGCATCGACGACAGCCGGCTGCCCCCCGAGGATCGCGGTCGCTGGGCGATGCTGCTGTCCGACCTCGGCGAGACCGAGGGAGACCCCTCGGCGGTGATCCAGGCCGCCCAGCAGCTCGACGGGCTGCAGCTGTCCCGCGACCAGGCCGCGCTGCTGCGCGAACGCCAGGCCCGCGCCCTCGGCCAGATCGGCGAGACGCGCGCCGCCGCCCAGGCGCTGCTTCGCCTGCAGGCCGATACCGGTCGCATCGATCTCAACGACCCGATCTGGGAGCAGCTCTCGCGCCTGACGCCGGGCGCAATCGACGAGCTGCGTGACGGCGCCAGCGACCCGACCCGGGCCTGGCTCGATCTCGCCGAGCTGGTGCGCGCCAGCGGCGGCGACATCGAACGCCTGTTCGCCCGCCTCGACGACTGGCGCGGTCGCTATCCGGATCATCCCGCGGCCCGGCAGCTGCCCGCCGACATCCTGGCGCTGCGCGACCTGCGCGGCCAGGACGTGCGCCACATCGCCGTCTTCCTGCCCGAGTCCGGCCCGCTGGCCGGGGTCGCCGACGCCCTCGAGGAAGGCCTGCGCGCCCACCACATGAACGAGGTGAACGGCGGTGGCCGCGGCATCCAGCTGACCTTCATCGATTCCTCCGGCGGCAACTTCGACGCCCTCTATCAGGAGGCCCGTCAGCGCGGCGCCCAGGTGGTCATCGGGCCGCTGGACAAGGATGCCGTCACCGCCCTGGAGCGCCGCGACCGGGTGCCGATGCCGACGCTGGCCCTCAACTACGGCGAGGACGAGCGCAACAGCGCCGAAGGGCTCTTCCAGTACGGCCTCTCGGCCGAGGACGAGGCTCGCTCGGTGGCGGCTCGCGGCCGCCAGGACGGCCATCGCAGCGCCTCGCTGCTGGTACCGGACAACGCCTGGGGACGCCGGGTCGGCGAGGCGTTCGCCGACGCCTGGCGCGATCGCGACGGCCGGATCGCCAACGCCGTACGCTACAACCCCGGCCGGCCGGCCACCGAGAGCACGCGCCGCGCGCTGGGCTCGAGCCGCCCCGACATGCTGTTCCTGCTGGCCCTGCCCGACTACGCTCGCCAGGTGCCACCGACCATCGACTACTACGCCTACAAGCAGGAGCTGTCGGTCTACGCCACCTCGCACCTCTACGAGGGGCGCCCGCAGCCGCGCCTGGACAAGGACCTGAACGGCGTGATGTTCCTCGACATCCCCTGGCAGATTCCCGACGCCGCCGTGGGCGGCGAAGAGGCCCTGCCCTTCCTCGACAGCTATCGCCAGCTGCGCGAGGAGTCCGACCCCAACATGTTCCGCCTGATGGCCATGGGCGTGGACGCCTACGAGCTGGCCCGGCGTCTGCCCCAGTTCCAGGCCATCCCCGGCAGCGAGCTGTTCGGCGCCACCGGCACCCTGAGCGCCGACCAGGACGGCCGCATCCACCGCGAGCTGCCCTGGGCCCGCTTCGAGGACGGCGTGCCCCAGCCGGCGCTGGACATGAGCCACTTCACCGATGACGCATCCCGCTGA